The sequence below is a genomic window from Lolium perenne isolate Kyuss_39 chromosome 4, Kyuss_2.0, whole genome shotgun sequence.
GATTTCCTATGAGATAGTTTACGCGTAGTTACTTAGGAAATTTTTTTCTAGTCTATCCACGTTAAAATTTTCATTTTTTATTAACAACTACGCATGCACCTATTCCTTCACACGTATTGTAAACCTTTTCCTATGTTGCAACCGAATAGTTCTTCAGGTTCCTTTGGTTCACATGATTTGAACAAAAAACATAgaaaatggaaaacacatgaataAAGTATCATAGAATGAGGATCACACAAGAATCGAAAACGGGGGGTATTAGTTACAAAAATTGTTTGATTGCACCATAAGAAAACATACCAAATTTCTATAGAGGTTGAGTAGATGACACAGTGGACATACAAACATTAAAAAAAAAATCGCAAGAGCTCTAACCTTTTGGTCGAAATCCAATGAAATTATAATATGGAAAAGCAATCCACGTGAACTTTGGTGGACCCATGCCTTCTAACCAAACGTTTACTATAGGAAAAGTTTGAATCTATTATAATCTTTAAATtgcttgaaaaatcttttgaacttAAACGCCCTCATCTTCAAGTTCAGCAGTTCATCTTCATCTATTGTCGGTTCAAAATGCAGGGTAGTGAAAATATATAAGAACTAGATGATTCCCCGCACGTTGCTGCGGGAACAACCATATTATTTTTATATATATAGCTAATTGATTTACTGAATATAAATTGCATGATAAGGTTTCAGTTTGTATCAACATGAACCTGTAACGACGTATTTTATATGTATATGAAGATGTGGTTTGTAGTTACTAATTTGGATCCAACAAATAtcaacatcatatggaacatcttCTTCCATCGCTAGAAATGTTCATATTTTTTATTCTTGAAAATATGTAGAATTGTACTCAAAATTCAAGTAGTGAGAAATATACATATTTCTTGAGAGCAGAAGGAATTTTGGCAGCTGATGCATAGACTGATAGAATCAACAATTATGTGCACCATGTGTGTATAAGTCATTCGTTAGTTACATTTAGCAGGGACGCAAATATAACAATTTAGTATCAGCATTATTGTTTAATTTTTGCATGAATACATGCATGCCTAGTCACAATCCGTTGGTATGCATCAAGCTATGAACTAAACAACATCGCAAAAAAACAGAGAAACGCCAAACCTACTTCTCTACAGTGCAAAACCTCTGCCAAGGCACATTACAAACTGAAGTTGTATTAACTGCAACGGAGAAACATCATTAGAATACAACTGTTGAATGGTTCATTTCTTctgaaaattatatgcttgatgAATACCTCCGGATGGATCTGGAAAAAGGTGTCCTTTACTGCTGAAGAGAAGTTTCAGAAAGGATTTGATCATCTAGAAAAATCAGGGGTAGTGACTTGAGGTCAAATGCAAAAGCAGTAAGCTCATAATATTATCACTGACCACTGAAAAGTTGTGGAAATATGTAGCCTCCACCCTCCATGGATGAAATCTGCTGACCAAATGATGACTTTGGAGAGGGATGCACGATCAGTCGACCAGTATAATATCTTGATAAATTCATGGAACGATAATTCCTTTATAATGTTAGAAAAACGGCATATTAGACAATCAAGCGATGCAAGCAGCTGGTAGATCGGATGGGGGCATCGTGATTCTACTGCCATGAACTCACCTGTGCAATCGTCGAAACATATGCGGCAGCACGCGCAGCCGTATATATAGTTATAAACGCCCTGGAACGGCTTTTTCTGATGAAGTCGTGCCATTCTCTAGGCAAGACCTGAATATGAAGGTCAGCTCAAAGCCTCAGACGGAGGAGAGAGTAGTTGCTTATTCACCACTGAAACTGGAGTTGCTTGTTGGATTGGAGGGCTGGAGGCACAACCACTTGATACTGTGTGGAGATGATGCCCAACAATGTGCTTTAAAGAGGCAGCAGCTGATGCAACACGTGAAGGAgaggaagaggtagaagatgatccAAGATCCATCAGTTTCTTTTGGTGTTCACTTCATGTAGAAGATAGTGGGGATGTGAAGAGCAACGAGAATAATTAAGTGTAAGCCACAAAGCGAGACGAAGCCTAGAAGACTCACATCTTCTTTCAATATTAGCTGCGTGTTTGTAACATGGAGGTAGATTTGTTTTTTGCTGAGGTGGCATATTCGTTTAGGTGGACgtcttgcatgttgagagaaatcaCTTAGTGGGTTTctcctatttagatattatagatggGCAAACTGCACAGGGACGGGgataaagaaaataaaaaggtaaaaatGAAAAAAAGATAGGAAGATGAAAAGGCAGCAGAAAAAAAAAGAATGAAGGAAAAAACACGTACTACTTTATTGGGCCCGGTTCATGGTTGAGCGGCAAAAGGATCTGCCAAAACCACCGTTGTATCGTTAGAAGAAATAATTGCATTATAACTTGGGCTTAGTGTTACAGGGACGAGGTTTGCTTTGAGGCCTGCCACCTACGTGAGCGTTTTTGGATTCCCTGTCTTTCGGGGTAACTCGGGCAGCTTCTTTTCCTCTCCTTTTCTTTTTGAGAAAGAACAACCAATCTATTAATCATCATCAGCTACAAAAAATACTAAAGGTAACAAAAATACAAATAGATATTTAGATCACCTAGCGAATACTAAGAGCACTGGAGTGAACCGAAGGCACGCCGCCATCCTCACCTCTCCATCACAGGAGCCGAACAAAACTTGTAAATTCTTTTTTTGAAAGGGATACCATAGGAGAAGCTCCtacaattattatttttaataataAGAATCCAAATCTACGTTCCTGGGGTATGATCCAATTTCCTAACCAAGTGAGCTAAGATCACTTTTTTAAAGTAGAGTTTCTTATAGCAGGCAGATGAAAGTCGCCGTGCTAAGGGAGAAAAGAACCAACATGGCAGAGCATCAACCATCGTCAATGGTGAGAACCGTAGATCAAAAGAACCAAACCTTTAACCACACCGACGGACACAAAGACGGGCCAGATCTCAAGATCCACCCGACACAAAACTCCATGCATCATCCGCTGGCGCTAGGCGAACCACCGATGCAAGGATAGGCGAGGGGAACCTTATTCTGCTATTAGGATGTAACCGTCGCCTCATCATACGGAAGAAGTTGTAAAACAACTTAAGAATAACGGGATACCTCCCGCCGAGGAGGGGCCGCGGTCAGCCACACCTTTAAAGCCCTACAACGAGGGGACGAAACATGAGTTTCACATatcgtctctctctctcttgtaGGCCTACACTACATACCAGGTTCTTTTCCTTTTACATTCACAAGAAGTTCAAATATATACTTAATGTGCAGTTTTACAGAAAATTGGAACAGAGTATAAGCATAGGAACACTGCCTTTGCTGTACTTTGGGTTGCTGTTTTCTCGGGGAACGTATGCGCGAATTGTAACCCAGAATTGGGATAATATTTGTTCTTCATACGAATTTTTGAGACGAATGTTCTTTACTAGAATTAGAATCATGTTTTTTGCATATGCAGGCTTGGAGGCAGCCATTGATGGTGCGAAAGCGAAACCATGGCAAGCGTGACCCAACCACCCTGCACCAACACGGGTCCGCGGCCGTTGACACCACGCACAAAGCACCAGGAACAGCACGTACAAAATCCCCCGCTCCCGCCACATCCTCCTTCCCGCGCGCGCCACCACCACGAAGCTACCGTCGTCGCCGTCGCGATCGCACGCACCACACACTTAACGTAGACATATTAGCCCTTTGATCACGAACCAAACCCATGGCGCCATTcccggccgccgccaccgccatgaagaCGAGAGCGACGtgcgtgctgctgctgctgctcctgtGGGCGGACGtgcggccgccgccggtggccgGGCAGGCGCCAGCCGAGCCCGACGCGGCGGACGCGGCGACGAGCAAGGCGGACGCGGCGGCGATCGAGGCGGATTCCGACGCGCGCGGCAACGGCACCCGCGGCGGGAGCGGGGCGAGGGGCAAGGTGCTGAGCACCATCGACTGCCAGATCTGCGAGGCGACGTGCCGGGTCAAGTGCCTCATCAACAACCTCTTCCAGTGGGGCACCTGCTACCAGCGCTGCAAGGCCGACAACTGCAACGAATGGTGTAGGTAGCTAGCAGCTTAACTGGCCCTCCGACGATTATAGCTAACGCGCGCGCCGACGGAAGCACGGCGCGTGCGTGCAAGGATGTACCCGGGGACTACGTACCATCTATAGATGTCCTTCCTTTGTGTTCCGCCACAATTTTCAGTTCAACGTCTACACATATAGAAACACAATTTTCATTATTACACTCTACTTTACTTGTAAGAAAACAGCTGAATTCCACCATATACCTATagttcctttatcgaaaaatataCCTATAGTTCTGCATTTCCGATATTAGCATTATGCATGGTTTGTTAGCTAAGAccaaatgcacgacaaaaatatgTAGTCCTTAGAGGACCTCATTGCCGATAATGTTCACAAAACGATTTTTCTAGCGGCGCCGGTCAAGTTTTCGCCATCCATTTCTCCTGTAATTTGTGCTACAGAATACACGGACCACACGATTAAGTTTCAACTTTTGTAACTTAATTAGTTCGTAACATAATGGTGCACGCAGGAATACACGAATCGGGACATTATTTGAGTGGTGGATGCTTGACCGGTAGGCCACGTCGCCGTTAGAATTGCATTCGGATAATGTTCATCCTTCTCTTACCCATTCGTTCCACTCACTGAGTCCCTGTCACCATCATGATATTTTTGAACCTCACTTTGTCATCATAGACTTTGCCTAACAAACATGCATCCGAATGGTTCAAAGTTTCTAAAAAGGGTAATCTCGGCGATGTTTCCGTAGATGGGATAATTAATATCACAACTGTACTACTAGAggatactagttgaatgcccgtgcgttgctacaattcaacaaaattagacCATACATTAATCAAAATTAGTTTCAATTAGATTTTATTCATTTGCAACTACTCtccccggttcatattaattgactcaactttgtctagatacaaaTGTATCTTGTCAACAAGCGcgtctagatacatctgtattTAGATAAAGtgaagtcaattaatttggattagAGGAAATATTATTTTCTGGCATCTACTTGCTCCTGTTGACTATCACCCACACTCTTCAAATTTGTTTCCTCTTTACACATTTAAAATAATGCATGTGGAACTTGCATATATACTCAAGCTTGTGTAGTTTGTGATGTTGCGACCTCAGTTTACATCCCTTATGTTTTATTATATGAGTCAAATATAACCATTTTGCTTGTGGATACTGTGGCCTTGTTCTCATATAGATTCCAATATTCTTTTAACAACGGATAATTTGTTGGCCAAGAAATGCAAAACACGAGAAATTCATATATGAAACGAGTAAATGAAGTTACTGGACTGAACCAATAGTTTCCATTCAAACTTTAACATTATACATGTTGAGTGATTATAAAAAGTAATAAATTTTCCGAACAAACCAAAGAGCAAACTCATCTGCATCTATTACACCCGTGGACATATATGCCCACTTTGGCATCCTAGCTATATGGATAAGGAAGACAATGCTTCAAGTTATTGTTGTAAGTAAGGATTATGAACCTTATCAATCATTGACCATCTAGTGACAATCTAGTTCCCATAACAAAGTATTAAACATTAGATTCTTACTACCGTCAGTGTTGACGTGGCAGCTGAAATGTCACCAATTTTCTGACCGGGGATCTCATAGGAATCATCAATCTTTGTAGAGCATCTTACTTCATGTCGAGGGGGGTGACCTTGGAACCATTTCTTACCGTGACTGCAATTGATACTGGGATGTCTAGATCAGCTGCCATAACAAGATGATTTTCGTTGCCACCATTTGTGTCATCTAAATGCATAAGAATGAATAGATAACTTTGTAGAAGTGCAAGAAAACTGAATTTGTTCATTATATCATTTTGAGTGGCACAAATAAAGTTGCTCCCTAGACATGTGCAAGAAATTCTAGTACCTTTTGACAACCctaaaaaatccaaaaaattaTTCGAAGCAACGTTTAGAATCTTCTTTACATGAACGTATTCTACTACTGATTTCTTGGCAATGTGTGATTCACCTTGTCAACCTACAAAATAAGTAAATCATGGAGGCTGGGTGTTAATAGAGTTATGGACATCTTTGAAGTATAATTGTGCATGTTGTTGCATCCATAAGTAGGATCCATGTCCAAGAGTTAATTACATGCATGATCGAAAATATTTTTATTCAGAAAATGATGTATTTATGTTCTCTTACCTTTACTTTGCTGAATGAATGCATAGCACCTTAGGTCGATGAGGAACCTTTTATAGACAAAAGTCTCATGATTCCTAAGTGATTTCAACACTGACATTTGAAAGGAAGTGGAATATCTATTTAGTCCTTCCAAAAGAGAACCATTTTGTTTTCTACTTTGAAAGTATAATTTCCCATCATCACCAATTTCATAGCATTAATATTGCTAACACTAACAGAGCCTTGCTAAAACCTGAAAAATATAATTCAGACGAGTTGACTAATAAGGGAGTTAATTTATGAAACCCTATGCCTCATAAAAAAAATTATTGAAATTATTCTCAAAGAGATAAAAGGAAGGAGAAGAACCATACCTTTCATTAACAATAGTATGGGATGACAAATGTGAGATCAGAAGAATACATTCCATTTTGTGATCCCGATTAACTGGTCCTCAGAAATAAGCTCCAAAATATGGGTATATAAATCCATCGCCACGAATCTGAACCTATCGATAGCTATTCTCGTGGATAACATAAAAATAACCATGCAAGATTTATCCTGCAAAATTGAACACATATTTCTGAGCCGCAAGATAACAGTCGTGCCCAACACACAGTTCAGGTGGTGCCTAGATAGTCGTGTGCTGAAAACTAAAAAAATATACTAATCGAGACCTAAATTTGGGCGTGGCGTGGAAGGAAGCAGAGGTGATGCTTCGATTGTTACATTGGTCTGGGCCTCCCGGTGCATTTTTCATTGTCTTCATCGCAATAGCAAGGGACTTTGCTTCTTGTAGCAATGGAAGAGGCTCGTGACCTCGCTTGATAGGAACGCCACATGTGCCTCCTTAACCCGGAGAAGCTTCAGAACCACCAGGACCTCTCCCAGGCGTCCGCCTCAAGACACGCGTTGGCCTCTTCCTTAGTGACTACCTCGAGCTAAATAGCTGATGATGATCGAACCTGATCTTATCTGATAGAAGTAAAGCCGAAATTAAAAATTAAACAACCATAAGCCCCAAGCGTCCGGTCCTTATTTATAAGACGTAGTGGGCATATCTTAAGGAAGTTACCATTACAACAACAACACACGAGTACACCAAACGATTCAACCCTTCGCAATCACTTCTTGAACATCCCTAATTGCAACCCTTCACCAAAGAATTTGCAAACCTAagccaatgcaaaaaaaaaaacagcaaaTTAGACAACCACCATATTAAGGAACATGGTTTAATGATATTGGAATCACCAGTTTGCTCTTCCCCATCACCACTTTGGCTGCTCGAGTTCACGGGCGAGCTCGCA
It includes:
- the LOC127332167 gene encoding uncharacterized protein yields the protein MAPFPAAATAMKTRATCVLLLLLLWADVRPPPVAGQAPAEPDAADAATSKADAAAIEADSDARGNGTRGGSGARGKVLSTIDCQICEATCRVKCLINNLFQWGTCYQRCKADNCNEWCR